The region AAGCCCCTGCTGGCATTTCCGGCGATCGCTCCACTTGTTGGTCAGAGTTGAAGTCCACCATTTAACTACGCAACCTGCATCCCAATAAACTATTCGACTGCCAACGGCTCAATTTTGACAATCTTGCCACCCATGCGAGTGATCCGCTGCATCTCTTCATTCATGCGGGAGTAGGGAACTGTGATGTACACACTACCGCTCTGGCGAATGGGAAAGTTCATTTTGTCGGTCTCAGCATTCTGATGTAAGCCAACAACTTCATAACGAAACATCCGGCTTCCAGAGGGGGTATTTGCAGCGCTACCAACAGCAGACTGACCAAACATGGGTTTAC is a window of Leptolyngbyaceae cyanobacterium JSC-12 DNA encoding:
- a CDS encoding phycobilisome-associated family protein (IMG reference gene:2510097034~PFAM: CpcD/allophycocyanin linker domain), yielding MFGQSAVGSAANTPSGSRMFRYEVVGLHQNAETDKMNFPIRQSGSVYITVPYSRMNEEMQRITRMGGKIVKIEPLAVE